GATCTTTTAGACATATGGGTCCACCAAAAATTTTGCATCATTTTGTTTAACTCCTTACACAAAGATATTGGCAATTGAAAAACTCCCATACTATATGTTGGTATAGCTTGTACCACCACCTTCAAGAGCACCTCTTCCCTGCCTAGGAGAGAAACTTCACCTTCCAATTACTAAGCCTCTTGGATACCCTCTCAACAATATCATTGAAAGCCAGTCTTTTAGATTTCCCAACAACAATAGGCAACCCCAAATATGAATCAATTCTAGTAGCCTCTGACAACCCCGATTGCAATAGAATTTCCTGCTTTCTCTCATTGCTGGTATTCCTACTAAAAAATATGGATGTCTTATTCAAATTGAGTTTCTGCCCCAATCTTGCTTCATAAACTCCTAATATTTTCATTAACTGTCTCCACTCCACCGAATTAGCCTTACAAAACAGTAGGCTATCATCCGCAAAAAAGAGATGGCTTAAATGTGGACCCTTAGGAGAGGTGGGGACCCCGGTTATGACCCCTCTTTGCTCTTCCTTATGAAGTAAAGTGCTTAAAACTTCCACGCAAAGGAGAAATAGGTAGGGGGAGATAGGATCCCCTTTCCTTATTCCCCTCGTTGGTTGGATATTACCCACCAGGTTTCCATTCACTACCACTGAATAGGTCACAGAGCTAATGTAGGTCATGATTAATTGCACCCACCTCATCTCAAATCCCAACCTGATCATGACTTCTTCTAAAAAATTCCACTCAACTCAATCATAAGCcttgtgatgagtgccaaatattgtatatttagaccccttaattcacatttgttaaacctttagctttgttattttttaatgtttttggttagtttttgtattttggtattttgcagatcatggagagaaaacggtatttttaaagtgaaaaatgcaacttttggaagtcaaaattagattaaattaaatttcaggttatgcacaagtcatagtattttgatcataactttcagttcaagtatcggattaaagCGAAATCAGTGGTTTtcgaaagctaattcaaaattctacaaatcattgtgaaataaaatttttttaatttgaatgtcTACTACGTCATAAGTGCCTTGCAATATAAGAACGCGAATTTCCTTACTCCTGGCAACTGCAGACActctaaaccctagcattcttttctcttattagggtttttcaGGGGTAGAgatgccattttgaaaatataaccctaaaacctagcattcttttctcttattatggTTTAGatgggtagaggtgccattttgtaaaaattaggtttaacctaattttctgttataaataccccatactaggcaccacttagagcATCACTTTTtcttcagagcacttgtcttagctcttgtattttcttttgtaagttcaTATTTCATTCATAGTTCTTTcaatttaaagttattaaatttttagttcttctttctttttcttgtcattttaatcGCTTTAGTTTATTTACTGTTATTTAGTTtcagttcttctttcttttcttcattatttcaattttattgccttaatttatttaaatgttattttgtctctttatcttttcctcatcgttctattctattttctcatgttttatattttagttattcttttgtctttagccatgagaggttaaatcttcaactaaggttgaagaggAAACCTCATCATTGATAAAGCGTGttcttgttgttttatttatataatcccGAATTCTTTTACCACtatattgttcaagtccaagttcaattatttgatttatgtcttttaattgaatgtccatttattaaaagttggatatttgttgtgtttcaaccaaacggatacatcgaatgattcgattgaaagaggatatccattgtgatttgttcattgaacggatacattggataatttaatttcaattggatattcgttgtgatttgttattatgttggattcattgaatgatttaacataatttttatgaAACTTTGAACAGTGAATAAAACTTAtttgtttatcgggtgtataattaaaatacaagaatgtgtttttgatttggcaaggtggattctgaaaccttagtgcttttattaattgttcttattcaaCGTCATTTgagtttattgttttgtttgacaaaaattccaaatctttggctctaggttaagacaaaatttatttaaatagaaattgatattcttatctttacacacacttccttgcggattcgacctcgcacttgcatgtactatgctacatacgattcgtgcacttgcgagtaaataaatttgcacatcaccTTGCTCAATGCTCATATCGAGTTTAATTCCCATAAATCCCACTTTGCTCCACATCCTTGTTTGCATAGAATGCATGGTTTCATATGCAGTAATAACATTATCAATGATCAATCTACCAGGTATGAAAGCACTTTGGTAGCAGGAAATGATATCTGGCAACACTAATTTCAACCTATTAGCCAACACCTGGATATCAACTTATAAACAACATTGCACAATGAAATTGGACAGAAATCGGTGACACAACCCGGAGAAGCAACTTTTGGTATGAGGGCAATATGTGTTATGTTAATGCTAGGATCCATGCAACTCGAGTTCAAGAAATGTAAAATTGCAGAACATACCTCAGGGTGCACTGTGGCCCAATTATGTTGATAGAAGCATGCAGGAAAACCGTCTCGCCCCGGTGCCTTCAGAGGTGACAtttgatttaaagcaactgtaATCTCCTCGATGGTGAATTCAGCCAAAAGTTTCTGGTTCATAGCTACAGTAACCTTCCTTTCCAATACCTCCACACAGGCTTCCACCTCTAGAGATTCTTCAGCCTTGAAAAGGTTACTGAAATAATCTACAAAGGCCTCTTCAATTTCTTCCTTTGATGAACACATCCTGCCCTCTTTATCCTTGATCTGCTTCATTCTGCTTTGGTTGTGCTTCTGGTTTACACAGGCATGGAAAAATTTTGAATTGCGATCACCGTGCACCAACCAGCTTTCCTTAGCTCTCTGCCTCCACTTCAGCTCCTCTTACTCTAGTAATGAATCCAAATCTGATTTTTATTGGCCTTCTATTTCCGGCAAATCATGATCTTGCATCTGAATTACCTTGAGATCTTGTTCTTTCTACCGAATTTTTTCCTCCACTATATTGATCTGTTTTCTCACCCACTGTTTTAGAGACCTTCTACACCCAGATAATTTTCCTTGGATattattgttgtgcaaattataatactcgcaagtgcacgaatcgtttgcaatataacgttttgcaagtgcgaggtcgatcacacagggaattgtgttgcaaaaattaatctctattcaaactaatcctattttaacctagttccaaatttagtgatttttaacaaaagaaaacataaacaaaaataatgaaaataaaggggtctagggttttggaatccacactcaccaaatcatagcaacctattCTCATACTCATCCACACCATTTGAAGTTCTtaacatacaaatcttatgtttgttctactttgcttcaaaaatcatttaaatcattcaatgaatccattcttgcacaaatcacaaaagatatctagtttttactaaatcatcaaatgtatccgtagaatgaaacacaccgaatatccaacattttgataaataaaaactcaagccatcaatttaatgaaattatctcaaatcatcacatgtatccggaaatcacaagagatatccaagaataatctcaataattgaagtagaacaatgagaaatcaaaacccataaactcaaatagcataaacaagcatgaaaactTAGTATCTATTtaatgatgaggtttcatcctcaaccctaaatgaaattttagctacacataataaaaaaaataaaacctaaaaccttgaattaaaagcagaaaaattaaaagacttacaaagaaaattcaagaaaatggaAACTTGGTGCGTGAACAGCAGAAGAGAGGCTGCGCCCCACTCCACCCCTCTTAAATTACAACAGAAAACGTAATATATATAGCTCAGCTTAGGGTTTGAACAAAAAGTCTAAAAAATGGCCCTCTGCCCCTTGCTTTATCGTTCAGCCTCTCTTTACTTTCACTGCCAGGTCAATGCCGTGTTTCACGGTTTGGTGCCCTTTCACGTGTATGTCTTATTCCTATTATGGAGAGAAGAGACAACCTAAATATACATAGCTGCAGGTCTTCCTTTGGAAGAAGAGATGAGCTGCTGCATTGTTTTGGAAAGAGTGTGGTCTGCTAGTGCTGCTGTCCTTCTTGGGAAGAAATCATGTGCTTGTCTTTTTATCAAGAAAAGCTTAGCATTTATTGACTTCTTGTAACCGAGAGCAATCGCATCTCTCTATTGCAAAAATCTTTTgtcttttccatatatatatatatatatatatatatatatatatatatatatatatatatatatatatatatatatatatatatatatatatatatatgcatttctctccatattttttacttttgcctTTTCTCACTTCATCTACGAATTGGCCCCACTTGTCCAATTTATTTGCAATTCCACTAAAATATCATCATTTTATCTCAAtgtcctgcaaaacactaaaacaccaaagttaacaaaaaaatatcagaaaataacaaagctaaaggtttaactaatgtaaattaaggggtccaaatatacactttttggcactcatcaattaTTCCAGGGATCAGGATG
Above is a genomic segment from Alnus glutinosa chromosome 12, dhAlnGlut1.1, whole genome shotgun sequence containing:
- the LOC133852538 gene encoding uncharacterized protein LOC133852538, whose protein sequence is MKQIKDKEGRMCSSKEEIEEAFVDYFSNLFKAEESLEVEACVEVLERKVTVAMNQKLLAEFTIEEITVALNQMSPLKAPGRDGFPACFYQHNWATVHPEVLANRLKLVLPDIISCYQSAFIPGRLIIDNVITAYETMHSMQTRMWSKVGFMGIKLDMSIEQVVVNGNLVGNIQPTRGIRKGDPISPYLFLLCVEVLSTLLHKEEQRGVITGVPTSPKGPHLSHLFFADDSLLFCKANSVEWRQLMKILGVYEARLGQKLNLNKTSIFFSRNTSNERKQEILLQSGLSEATRIDSYLGLPIVVGKSKRLAFNDIVERVSKRLSNWKVKFLS